In Nocardioides sp. JS614, the sequence CGTTGGACAGGTCCAGCCAGCCCCGGTCGGTCAGCTGCTCCCGCAGGTCGCGCCAGGGCAGCTGGGCGCTGTCGGTGTGCCGGGTGCCGTCGTCGGGGAGCAGGTAGCGCAGCGGGTTGCGCAGGGTCGGCGAGAAGTAGTCGTTGGAGCCGAGCACGAACACGCCCGGAACGTCCACGAGCGGGCCGAGCGAGTCGAGCACCACCGGCACCGACGCATGGTGGGACAGGTTGTCGCCGGTGTTCACCACCAGGTCCGGGTCCAGGTCCGCCAGCCCCCGCAGCCACGCCTGCTTGCGGGTCTGGCCCGGCGTCATGTGGATGTCGCTCAGGTGGAGGACGCGCAGGTCCGGGCTGCCCGGAGGCAGCACGGGCACGGTCACCCGCCGCAGGGTGTAGGCACGAGCCTCGGCGAGCGCGTACGCCGTGAGCCCCCCGCCGAGGAGGGATCCGGCAAGGGAGAGGCTGCGGATCAGGCCGAGGGCGGTCACCTGCGCAAGGCTACGGGCACGCGGCACAATGGCGGTCATGAGCGAGCGGAGCAAGCGTTTCGTCCACCACCGCGCGGCCTGTGCCTGCGCGCACGCAGCGTTGCGAGCACGCGCATGAGCGCGCTCAAGGAGCGTCTGCGCGCCGACCTGACCGCCTCGATGAAGGCCCGCGACGAGGTGCGCTCCTCGACGCTGCGGATGGTGCTCACCGCGATCACCAACGCCGAGGTGGCCGGCAAGGAGCACCGCGAGCTCTCCGACGACGACATCATCGGCGTGCTGTCCACCGAGGCGAAGAAGCGGCGCGAGGCCGCGGCTGCGTTCGGCGAGGGCGGGCGCGAGGAGATGGCCGCGAAGGAGACCGCCGAGGCGGCCGTCATCGCCGACTACCTGCCCGCCCAGCTCAGCGAGCAGGAGATCGCCGACCTGGTGACCTCCGCGATCGCCCAGACCGGAGCGGCCGGGGAGGGCATGAGGGCGATGGGCAAGGTCATGGGCATGATCCAGCCCCAGGTCAAGGGCCGCGCCGACGGTGGTGTCGTGGCCGCGGAGGTACGCCGCCAGCTCGGCGCGTCCTGACCCGCGCCCGCCCCGGCGGCCTGACCGCGTCAGCGGCCGCGGCCACCGCCGTTGCCGTGCCCGTTTCCGCCGCCGTGCCCGTTGCCACCGCCGTTGCCGGGGCCACCGCCACCGCCACCGCCACCGCCCTGTCCCGGGGGCGGGGGCGGTGCCACGCCGGTGGACTCGTACACGGTGACGACCGAGCCCTCGGGGGCCGAGGAGCCCTCCGCGGGCGCGGTGTAGGCGACCGTCCCGGCCGGGTTCCCGGACGCGGCGGTGCCGCCCTCGATCGCGTTGAAGCCGGCAGCCTTCAGGGTGCTGATGGCCTGGTCGACCGACATGCCCGAGGTGGTCGGGACCGTGGTCATCACACCCTGCACCTGGGTCGCCGAGGGGGCCACGAAGTCCTCGTAGTCGAGCTTGTCGTCGACGACGTGCATCGCCTGGGCCCACATCGGCCCGGCGAAACCGGAGCCGGAGACGGAGTAGATGTAGTTGCCGCCGATCACCTGGCCGGCGAGCGCCATCGGTCGCTGGCCCTGCTTGGTCGCGCCGGCGATCATCGCCGCGGTCGAGATCTGGGGGGTGTAGCCGACGAACCACACGGACTTCCCGTCCTGGGTGGTTCCGGTCTTGCCGGCCGAGGGCACGCTCAGGCCGGTGCCGCCGATGTCGTAGCCGAAGCCGCCGGGCTCCTGGACGCCGCGCAGCACGTCGTTGATCGCGTCGGCGGTCGCCTGCGGGAGCGCCTGAGTGCAGTGCGAGGGGTAC encodes:
- a CDS encoding metallophosphoesterase gives rise to the protein MTAIVPRARSLAQVTALGLIRSLSLAGSLLGGGLTAYALAEARAYTLRRVTVPVLPPGSPDLRVLHLSDIHMTPGQTRKQAWLRGLADLDPDLVVNTGDNLSHHASVPVVLDSLGPLVDVPGVFVLGSNDYFSPTLRNPLRYLLPDDGTRHTDSAQLPWRDLREQLTDRGWLDLSNARTTLEVRGLRIGFAGVDDPHLGYDRLDLVAGPADPDADLRLGVAHAPYLRVLDRFAADGYDAILAGHTHGGQVCLPGIGALTTNCDLEPERVKGLHRHPASSAPGDPGSAWLHVSAGLGTSPYARIRVACRPEATLLTLVARD
- a CDS encoding GatB/YqeY domain-containing protein produces the protein MSALKERLRADLTASMKARDEVRSSTLRMVLTAITNAEVAGKEHRELSDDDIIGVLSTEAKKRREAAAAFGEGGREEMAAKETAEAAVIADYLPAQLSEQEIADLVTSAIAQTGAAGEGMRAMGKVMGMIQPQVKGRADGGVVAAEVRRQLGAS